One Klebsiella electrica genomic window, GCTAAGCGTACGGAGCATCGTTGTCCCTGATACGACTGCGGCTGGTCTATTTTAGCGGAGATAGCCTTCTGAACCTGCGTCAGATAGCGTGCGACGTTGGCCTGCGGTGAAGTATCTGAACCCATCGGATAATCGCGAAACATCTTATCCACTTCTGCCGATAATTTAGCGTTTTCAGCGCTATCCGGCGCAGAAGGGGGGGCCGAGCAGGCGGAAAGGAGTAAAGAGAGGAGACAAACGCGTACGGGGCTGAGTCTTAAGGGCATAGTCATGCCTCCTTGCTGGTGAGGGTACATTCCGGGTGCGAGGCCGTTATCCTCTGATCTTTCGCGATTATATTCAAACGCTAATCGCTGACAACCCCGCAGAGCTTTGGCCGCAGGGCGTCAGCTATAAGTGACGTTGTCACTATTTCTTCGCATTCTCAGCAGGTCATTTACGCCATCCAGTCGCGGATAAGGTCTCCGTATAGCTGTTCAGCCTCCTGCAGTCGGCTGAGCAGGCAGTATTCGTCGGTTTGATGAGCCATAGAGGGCTCGCCGGGGCCGAGAATAATACAGGGCGGATTACCCAGCGCCGGTAGCAGCAGCGAGGCATCGGTAAAGTAGGGCACCACGCGCGGTTCGAGCGGCCGATCGTGCAGCGGCTGGCAGCGCTGATAAACCTGCTTTATCCATGCGTGATCCGCTTCGCTCAATACCGCGGGCAGATCGACCAGCGTCGATATCGTGACGTTCTCGCCAAGCAGCGTGGTCAGGCGCTGGCGGATGGTGGCGTGCTGTAAATTGGGCGCGCTACGGATATCGACATCAAAACGCGTGCGGTCCGGCACGGAATTAATATTTAACCCGCCTTCGATCCGACCGACGTTAAGGGTGGGCTGCTTCATCAGCGGATGCGGCGCGCCCGGTGAAAAATGTTGAATCTTACCCAGCGCATCCGCCGCCAGATAGATAGCATTTATCCCCAGTTCAGGCATCGCGCCATGGGCGGTTTTCCCGCGGGTTTCGCAGCGTAACCACAGCGCGCCTTTATGGCCGATAACCGGGTAATTGGCGGTAGGCTCGCCGACGATCAGCGCGCCCGTTTCCGGCAGGGAAGCGGATTCAATCAACGCCCGTGCGCCGTCGCAGCCGGTCTCTTCCCCGCCGGTAATCAGCAATACCGCGCCGCGCCCGGCCATAATGGCTTCCCGGTGCTCAACGCAGGCAACGGCAAATGCCGCCACCGCCGCTTTCATATCGCTGGATCCGCGGCCGTAAAGACGCCCGTCCTCTATCTGCGAGCCGAAAGGATCGTATTGCCACTGCGCATTACCGAGCGGCACGGTATCCAGATGGCCGGTAAAGACCAGCGGTTTACCGGCCGTCGCCCCGCGCAGCCTGGCTATCAGATTACTGCGCCCCTCGCCGAACGAGGACAGCGAAACCTCAAAGCCGCTATCTGCAAGCCAGCCGGCAAAGAAGCGCATGCAGTCTGCTTCGCTACCCGGCGGATTGATGGTGTTAAAGCCCAGCAGTTGCCGGGCCAGTTCAAGGGTGGTGGTCATCAGCGACGTTCCGTCAGCCAGTCAAGGCAGTTAATCCACAGCTGGCGATAGCCGGGCCAGTTGCTAAACTCTTCCGGCAGCCAGTGCGCCGACATATCGCTGGTCCATACCAGCGAGCGCCCCTGTTGATATTCGCGAACGGCCAGCAGCGGATGGCCGGTACCGGCGATCGTCGCCAGCAGTTTGCCTTGCGGATGCATTTCCACTTCGTTGTAGCCCAGCAGCCACGGCCATTCGCCGGGAATGTCGTTAAACAGGGCGTGAGATTCCGTCACTTCGGCATAGCAACCCTCCGGGGTTTCAATACGATCGTCCCATGCCAGGCAGCGGACCGGCAGAACCTTCTCGACGGCGGTATGGCGAT contains:
- the tolA gene encoding cell envelope integrity protein TolA, whose protein sequence is MPLRLSPVRVCLLSLLLSACSAPPSAPDSAENAKLSAEVDKMFRDYPMGSDTSPQANVARYLTQVQKAISAKIDQPQSYQGQRCSVRLALQRDGTVDNATVENGDPALCAQIVSALKGAKIPPAPDEKTYQTFSNAVIDFKL
- a CDS encoding M20 family metallopeptidase; this encodes MTTTLELARQLLGFNTINPPGSEADCMRFFAGWLADSGFEVSLSSFGEGRSNLIARLRGATAGKPLVFTGHLDTVPLGNAQWQYDPFGSQIEDGRLYGRGSSDMKAAVAAFAVACVEHREAIMAGRGAVLLITGGEETGCDGARALIESASLPETGALIVGEPTANYPVIGHKGALWLRCETRGKTAHGAMPELGINAIYLAADALGKIQHFSPGAPHPLMKQPTLNVGRIEGGLNINSVPDRTRFDVDIRSAPNLQHATIRQRLTTLLGENVTISTLVDLPAVLSEADHAWIKQVYQRCQPLHDRPLEPRVVPYFTDASLLLPALGNPPCIILGPGEPSMAHQTDEYCLLSRLQEAEQLYGDLIRDWMA